Proteins from a single region of Drosophila biarmipes strain raj3 chromosome 3R, RU_DBia_V1.1, whole genome shotgun sequence:
- the LOC108025195 gene encoding protein new-glue 3, whose translation MKAGQLALGFLAICLCIWLTNGASSPTSTESSTTTTTTTAASTTTTTTDATTTTTTSSSSKSHRKRFTISNLKYSIKRKMRVNKNSTSTSSSRSKKSKSRSKRKNRSARRVNARRINRFLRRRNQG comes from the coding sequence ATGAAGGCGGGTCAACTGGCACTGGGATTCCTGGCGATTTGCCTTTGCATTTGGCTGACCAACGGAGCCTCATCGCCCACGTCCACGGAGTCCTCGacgaccaccaccaccaccaccgcagCATCCACCACCACGACCACGACCgacgccaccaccaccacaaccaCTTCGTCCTCCTCGAAGAGCCATCGCAAGCGATTCACCATCTCGAATCTCAAGTACTCCATAAAGCGGAAGATGCGGGTCAACAAGAACTCCACCTCCACttccagcagcaggagcaagaAGAGCAAGAGCAGGAGCAAAAGGAAGAACCGATCGGCAAGACGCGTCAATGCCCGGAGAATCAACAGGTTCCTCAGGCGCCGCAACCAGGGATAG
- the LOC108025113 gene encoding protein PDF — protein MARYNFAVVILVLLAISARWGCAGAMALPDEERYVRKEYNRDLLDWLNSVGQFSPGQVATLCRYPLILENSLGPAVPIRKRNSELINSLLSLPKNMNDAGK, from the coding sequence ATGGCTCGCTACAACTTCGCAGTGGTCATCCTCGTGCTCCTGGCCATCTCCGCCCGATGGGGATGCGCTGGAGCCATGGCCTTGCCGGATGAGGAGCGCTATGTGCGCAAGGAGTACAACCGGGACCTGCTCGACTGGCTCAACAGCGTGGGCCAGTTCAGTCCCGGCCAGGTGGCCACGCTCTGCCGCTATCCCctgatcctggagaactccCTGGGCCCAGCCGTGCCCATCCGGAAGCGCAACTCGGAGCTCATCAACTCGCTGCTCAGTCTGCCCAAGAACATGAACGATGCGGGCAAGTAA
- the LOC108025543 gene encoding uncharacterized protein LOC108025543 — protein sequence MKLATYLVALVLFAGFFLLQPSSAQTNSTTTTNSTTTTDANSTTTTVTPKTVHRKYFRITGLKYKLIRHIINKKKSG from the coding sequence ATGAAGCTAGCCACCTATCTCGTGGCCCTGGTCCTGTTCGCCGGATTCTTCCTGCTCCAGCCTTCCTCGGCGCAGACGAACTCCACGACCACCACCAATAGCACCACTACCACGGATGCCAATTCCACCACGACCACTGTCACGCCCAAAACTGTTCACAGAAAGTATTTCAGAATCACTGGCTTAAAATACAAACTCATTCGCCATATCATAAACAAGAAGAAGTCCGGCTAA
- the LOC108025542 gene encoding golgin subfamily A member 7 — protein sequence MSQGGGATPAGGNPTALQTTQGGVVFSKVFIQRDYSEGTSVKFHTRLPTELEGMIERHVFEATINRLNEFYAEAEEGSCGTYCEGCIGCITAYLIYMCSETHYEKTLRKISKFVASQNERIYNAKGLQLIDPTYRGLRVIEITIFDRPGRT from the exons ATGTCCCAGGGCGGCGGCGCTACTCCAGCGGGCGGCAATCCCACCGCGCTCCAGACAACCCAGGGGGGCGTGGTCTTCAGCAAGGTCTTCATCCAAAGGGACTACAGCGAGGGCACCTCCGTGAAGTTCCACACCCGACTGCCCACAGAACTGGAGGGCATG ATCGAAAGACACGTCTTCGAGGCCACCATCAACAGGCTAAACGAGTTCTACGCCGAGGCGGAGGAGGGGTCCTGCGGCACCTACTGCGAAGGGTGCATTGGCTGCATCACCGCCTACTTGATCTACATGTGCTCCGAAACGCACTACGAAAAG ACCCTTCGCAAGATATCCAAATTTGTGGCTTCCCAAAACGAACGCATTTACAACGCCAAGGGCCTGCAGCTGATCGATCCGACCTATCGGGGCCTCCGCGTCATAGAGATTACAATATTCGATCGCCCGGGGCGAACGTGA
- the LOC108025095 gene encoding hexokinase type 2, whose amino-acid sequence MPSLVNMEVELAVKGFLIDQEKMVEVVERMTKELKMGLAKDTHPRAVIKCFVTYVQDLPTGKERGKYLALDLGGTNFRVLLVTLLSQTDIHITSKSYEFPSTLMTGTGKALFDFLAECLAEFCKENAVENDNLPLGFTFSFPLQQQGLSKGILVAWTKGFNCEGVVGKNVVQLLQEAIERRGDIRINTVAVLNDTVGTLMSCAFNHPNCRIGLIVGTGSNACYVEKTVNAECFEGYQTSPKPSMVINCEWGAFGDNGVLEFVRTTYDKVVDKVTPNPGKQTFEKCISGMYMGELVRLVVVEMIGRGAMFVGDSSQRIQQRWSFKSSYISDIESDGPGEYRSCNKVLHELGIIGSQEADKEALRFICEAVSSRSAKLCACGLVTIINKMNINEVVIGIDGSVYRYHPKYHDMLQFHMRKLLKPGVKFELVVSEDGSGRGAALVAATAVQSKPKM is encoded by the exons ATGCCGAGCCTTGTTAACATGGAGGTGGAGCTGGCGGTCAAGGGCTTCCTGATCGACCAGGAGAAGATGGTCGAGGTGGTGGAGCGCATGACCAAGGAGCTGAAGATGGGCCTGGCCAAGGACACGCATCCGCGGGCGGTGATCAAGTGCTTCGTTACCTATGTGCAGGATCTGCCCACGGGCAAGGAGCGGGGCAAGTACTTGGCCTTGGATCTGGGTGGCACCAATTTCCGGGTGCTCCTGGTGACGCTCTTGAGCCAAACGGACATACACATCACGTCGAAGAGCTATGAATTCCCCAGCACCCTGATGACGGGCACGGGCAAGGCCCTATTCGACTTTCTGGCCGAGTGTCTGGCCGAGTTCTGCAAGGAGAACGCTGTGGAGAACGACAACCTGCCGCTGGGCTTCACCTTCTCGTTTCCCCTCCAACAGCAAGGCCTCTCGAAGGGCATCCTGGTGGCCTGGACCAAGGGATTCAACTGCGAGGGCGTGGTGGGCAAGAATGTG GTACAACTTCTCCAGGAGGCCATCGAGCGAAGGGGTGATATAAGGATCAACACGGTGGCGGTACTGAATGACACCGTGGGCACCCTCATGTCCTGCGCCTTCAACCATCCCAACTGCCGAATAGGTTTGATTGTGGGAACCGGCAGCAATGCCTGCTATGTGGAGAAGACAGTCAACGCGGAGTGCTTCGAGGGATATCAGACCAGTCCCAAGCCGTCCATGGTCATCAACTGCGAGTGGGGCGCCTTCGGGGACAATGGTGTGCTGGAGTTCGTGCGCACTACCTATGACAAGGTGGTTGACAAGGTTACGCCCAATCCCGGCAAGCAGACCTTCGAGAAGTGCATCTCGGGCATGTACATGGGTGAACTGGTGCGCCTGGTCGTGGTGGAAATGATTGGCAGGGGCGCGATGTTCGTGGGAGATAGTTCCCAACGGATCCAGCAGCGGTGGAGCTTCAAGAGCTCATACATCTCGGATATCGAAAGCGATGGGCCTGGGGAGTATCGTTCCTGCAACAAGGTCCTCCACGAGCTGGGCATCATCGGTAGCCAGGAGGCGGACAAGGAGGCCCTGCGGTTCATCTGCGAGGCGGTCTCCTCGAGATCGGCCAAGCTGTGCGCCTGCGGGCTGGTCACCATCATCAACAAGATGAACATCAACGAGGTGGTCATCGGCATCGACGGCAGTGTGTACCGCTACCACCCCAAGTACCACGACATGCTGCAGTTCCACATGCGCAAGCTCCTCAAGCCGGGCGTCAAGTTCGAGCTGGTTGTCTCGGAGGACGGATCCGGCAGGGGGGCTGCCTTGGTGGCCGCCACGGCTGTCCAGAGCAAGCCGAAAATGTAA
- the LOC108025128 gene encoding hexokinase type 1, which produces MASDKTFIPEEDFPEVYKVCKLFVPSDDDLEKMRNLMDREIHMGLSRDQHDRSTVPCHMSYVQDLPTGRERGQFLALEMMPTNCRIMLVKFSSEKDIYTSSKCVIMPHTVAAGKGAEVFNFLATTIANFVKEKKVEKDNLPLGIAFAFTLNKLALDVGILVSWTKEFGAQGVIGKDVVQLLREALAKFPDISVEVMGIINVGAGSLLALCWAQPDTRIGLIMGSIANSCYVERVERCEMYDGEEDRKLMIINSDWAHFGDNGTLDFLRNEFDRQLDNESINPGQRTYEKFSGALCMGELVRIIVLRLMKAGAIFAEDRRDYIGIQWKLDMVSLIEIVSDPPGVYTKAQEVMDKFRIRHCKDRDLAALKYICDAVTNRAAMFVASGVSCLINRMNLPQISIAVDGGIYRLHPTFATILNKYTRMLTNPRNRFEFVITQDSCGVGAAIMAGMAHATKYKTDSKLFNMDY; this is translated from the coding sequence ATGGCCTCCGACAAGACATTCATCCCTGAGGAGGACTTCCCGGAGGTGTACAAGGTGTGCAAGCTGTTCGTACCGAGCGACGACGACCTCGAGAAGATGAGGAACCTGATGGACCGTGAGATCCACATGGGACTGAGTCGCGATCAGCACGATCGTTCCACGGTGCCTTGTCACATGAGCTATGTGCAGGACTTGCCGACGGGCAGGGAGCGCGGTCAGTTCCTGGCCCTCGAGATGATGCCCACCAACTGCAGGATAATGCTGGTGAAGTTCAGCAGCGAAAAGGACATCTATACCAGTTCCAAGTGCGTGATAATGCCGCACACTGTGGCGGCGGGAAAGGGAGCCGAGGTCTTCAACTTCCTGGCCACCACTATTGCCAATTTTGTGAAGGAAAAGAAGGTGGAGAAGGACAACCTACCCCTAGGCATAGCCTTTGCCTTTACCCTCAACAAACTGGCCTTGGACGTGGGTATCCTTGTTTCGTGGACCAAGGAGTTCGGGGCCCAGGGCGTCATCGGCAAGGATGTGGTGCAGCTCCTCCGCGAAGCCCTGGCCAAGTTCCCCGATATATCAGTCGAAGTCATGGGTATTATCAATGTGGGCGCGGGCTCCCTTTTGGCCCTGTGCTGGGCCCAACCGGACACCAGGATTGGCTTGATAATGGGCAGTATCGCCAACTCGTGCTATGTGGAGAGGGTCGAAAGGTGCGAGATGTACGATGGCGAGGAGGATCGCAAACTAATGATCATCAATTCGGACTGGGCCCATTTCGGGGATAATGGAACGTTGGACTTCTTGCGCAACGAATTCGATCGGCAATTGGACAATGAGTCCATAAATCCTGGTCAGCGGACCTACGAGAAGTTCAGTGGGGCCCTTTGCATGGGGGAACTGGTTCGCATTATAGTACTTCGCCTGATGAAGGCGGGCGCCATATTCGCAGAGGACAGACGTGATTATATAGGCATTCAGTGGAAGCTGGACATGGTATCGCTGATCGAGATAGTCTCGGATCCGCCGGGGGTCTATACCAAGGCCCAGGAGGTGATGGACAAGTTCCGGATCCGCCACTGCAAGGATCGGGATCTGGCTGCCCTGAAGTACATCTGCGATGCGGTCACCAACCGAGCTGCCATGTTTGTGGCCAGCGGAGTGTCCTGCCTCATAAACCGCATGAACCTGCCACAAATCTCGATCGCCGTGGATGGCGGCATCTATCGCCTCCATCCCACCTTTGCCACGATCCTGAACAAGTACACCCGCATGCTGACCAATCCCAGGAACCGCTTCGAGTTCGTCATCACCCAGGACAGCTGTGGCGTGGGAGCGGCCATCATGGCCGGAATGGCTCATGCCACCAAGTACAAAACGGACTCCAAGTTGTTTAACATGGATTACTAG
- the LOC108025438 gene encoding helix-loop-helix protein delilah: MKSNTYELHNYADLNDMDMSEEPKDSRKRKAASGSRGEKYSLRQKRQKRSPADEGPASLPDFHLELDHIAEPSSKSRKNASTKSKTKAPPLSKYRRKTANARERTRMREINTAFETLRHCVPQAITGEDAANTNEKLTKITTLRLAMKYITMLSDSLRDPSYESEFIGECLEESANREERVDYDINEEAEVELELPVPVAKKPAKAKGSGKKGSTASKRQSQKQAKTVPQAQAPPLVSSGESCYATSSIGSPASSAYASLSSSLSSSNSQSSSPGLEVDSLVGLHEISALDSLLLEASDGDSLSCLSPGYGSLLTGSGESLLPSCRGDLPMSCLEKSDVELSLRLLDHKSMDSFDFASDQQPSSCIAAFSSLDGYPYNLLDTDLTDMFLA, from the coding sequence ATGAAGTCCAACACGTACGAGCTGCACAACTACGCCGATCTGAACGACATGGACATGTCGGAGGAGCCCAAGGACTCCCGCAAGAGGAAGGCAGCCAGTGGATCCCGAGGCGAAAAGTATTCCCTGCGACAGAAGCGGCAGAAGAGGAGCCCCGCCGATGAGGGACCAGCCAGCCTACCCGACTTTCACCTGGAGCTGGATCACATAGCGGAGCCCTCGAGTAAATCCCGGAAAAATGCATCCACCAAGTCCAAGACGAAAGCACCGCCTTTGAGCAAGTACCGGCGGAAAACTGCAAATGCCAGGGAACGAACTAGGATGAGGGAGATCAACACGGCCTTCGAGACCCTGAGACACTGTGTTCCCCAGGCAATAACCGGCGAGGATGCGGCCAACACCAACGAGAAGCTGACCAAGATCACCACCCTGCGACTGGCCATGAAGTACATCACAATGCTGAGTGATTCCCTTAGGGATCCCAGCTACGAATCTGAGTTTATAGGAGAGTGTTTGGAGGAGAGTGCCAATAGGGAGGAGCGAGTGGATTATGACATAAATGAGGAGGCTGAGGTGGAGCTGGAGTTACCTGTTCCtgtggctaagaaaccagccAAGGCCAAGGGAAGTGGCAAGAAGGGTTCCACGGCCAGCAAAAGACAGAGCCAAAAGCAGGCCAAGACGGTGCCCCAGGCTCAGGCTCCACCTTTGGTTAGTTCCGGGGAATCCTGCTACGCCACCTCCTCCATAGGATCGCCCGCCTCCTCCGCCTACGCCTCCCTCTCGTCCTCCCTATCCTCATCCAATAGCCAGAGCAGCAGTCCAGGCTTGGAGGTGGACAGTTTGGTGGGTCTGCACGAGATCAGTGCCCTGGACTCCCTGCTCCTGGAGGCCTCCGATGGGGATTCGCTGTCCTGCTTGAGCCCCGGCTATGGTAGCCTGCTCACTGGGAGCGGGGAATCCCTGTTACCCAGTTGTCGAGGGGACCTGCCCATGTCGTGCCTGGAGAAATCCGATGTGGAGCTCAGTCTGCGCTTACTAGATCACAAATCCATGGACTCCTTCGACTTTGCCAGCGATCAGCAGCCCTCGTCCTGTATTGCCGCGTTCTCCTCGCTGGATGGTTATCCCTACAATTTACTAGACACCGATTTGACGGACATGTTTCTCGCGTGA
- the LOC108025081 gene encoding LOW QUALITY PROTEIN: uncharacterized protein LOC108025081 (The sequence of the model RefSeq protein was modified relative to this genomic sequence to represent the inferred CDS: inserted 1 base in 1 codon): MNFSWLTIFVLALFAMTVSALKCPANFQSDGGRCTAXRTIRGECPQGSQYSAKINRCILKN; this comes from the exons ATGAACTTCTCGTGGCTCACCATCTTCGTCCTGGCCCTCTTCGCCATGACTGTTTCGGCCCTGAAATGCCCAGCTAACTTCCAGAGTGACGGTGGCCGGTGCACCG TGCGCACCATTCGAGGAGAGTGCCCCCAGGGATCCCAATACAGTGCCAAAATCAACAGGTGTATCCTCaagaactaa
- the LOC108025082 gene encoding uncharacterized protein LOC108025082, with protein MLLKCTWLLLLVLSLMAGAFASSGCPVGFKSENSRCTVDRPVHGSCPSGSTYTLSVGKCVHD; from the coding sequence ATGCTGCTGAAATGCACTTGGCTCTTGCTCTTGGTCCTGTCTCTGATGGCAGGAGCCTTTGCGAGCAGCGGATGTCCTGTGGGCTTCAAGTCCGAGAACAGTCGGTGCACCGTCGATCGTCCCGTCCACGGATCCTGTCCCTCTGGATCCACCTACACCCTCAGCGTTGGCAAGTGTGTTCACGACTAA